Genomic window (Mycoplasma leachii PG50):
ATTAGAAAAATTGGATCAGGTAATCCTGGAGCAACTAATACTGTAAGAGCTTTAGGTAAAAAATGAGGATTAGTTGTAGCTTTTTTAGATGCTTTGAAAGTAATTTTTACAAGCATAATAGCTATATTATTATCACTAATACCAAATAGTTTGTTTAGTCAAACTAGTTATTTTATTCCTTGTATTTTTGCTTTAATTGGACATTGTTTTCCAATTTATTACAAGTTTAAAGGTGGAAAAGCAGTTAGTTGTTTTTTAGGTCTTTTATTTGTAGTTAACATTTTATATTTAATCATTTTTCTAACTGTTTGATTTATAAGTGTTGCTATTTCAAGAAAAGTTAGTGTTGCTTCAATATTTTCAGCATTTTTTATTTTAATAATAATGTGAATTCCTTATTTAAATGGAGTGAGTTATTTCATTTGACAATGAAATGGTTTAGAACAATTTAGTGTTGCTTGAAAAAACTACATTTTATTTTCATTACTAAATTCATTTCACTACTGATTTGATAATACTTGAGCTAGTGGAATGTTAGAAGGAAATATTATAGTTTTAATTGGTGGTTTAATTTTAGGATTAAGACATTCTCAAAATATTAAAAGAATAACAAATAAAACTGAGCCAGATACATTTCCAAGAAAAAAACAAGCTATTAAAAAGTAAAAGAACTTTTTATTTTTAAATGTTTGTTTTTTAATATGTTTTTTAGGAGGGATTATGAGTTTAATAGTTTTAGAAAATATTACACATCAAAATGGAGGAAAAATTTTATATAAAAATTCTGAAATGAGAATTAATAAAGGTGAACATGTTGCTTTAGTTGGTCCTAATGGGGCT
Coding sequences:
- the plsY gene encoding glycerol-3-phosphate 1-O-acyltransferase PlsY, with protein sequence MKGFYMYYLGIILASIVGYFLGSISWSIIIVKKVGNIDIRKIGSGNPGATNTVRALGKKWGLVVAFLDALKVIFTSIIAILLSLIPNSLFSQTSYFIPCIFALIGHCFPIYYKFKGGKAVSCFLGLLFVVNILYLIIFLTVWFISVAISRKVSVASIFSAFFILIIMWIPYLNGVSYFIWQWNGLEQFSVAWKNYILFSLLNSFHYWFDNTWASGMLEGNIIVLIGGLILGLRHSQNIKRITNKTEPDTFPRKKQAIKK